The following proteins come from a genomic window of Acanthopagrus latus isolate v.2019 chromosome 5, fAcaLat1.1, whole genome shotgun sequence:
- the gapvd1 gene encoding GTPase-activating protein and VPS9 domain-containing protein 1 isoform X6, translated as MVKPDIHTLAHHLKQERLYVASEKQLIQRLNSDVLKTAERLYRAAWISKQQRINLDRLILTSAEASPAECCQHAKMLEDTQFVDGYKTLGFQETIYGEFVARLRENPRLVASCLVAGERLNQEHTQAVIHTVFTSLYGNCIMQEDESYLLQVLRYLVEFELKESDNPRRLLRRGTCAFSILFKLFSEGLYSAKLFLTATLHEPIMQLLVEDEDHLETDPAKVTERLTPAQQERFGEKGSETYRQRVQAAVEANEAKLVALVNKFIGYLKQNTYCFPHSLRWIVSQMYKTLSCVERLEVGEVRTMCTDLLLTCFICPAIVNPEQYGIISDAPINEVARFNLMQVGQLLQQLAMADDDADPRRKSSLLKFDKSCVAAFLDVVIGGRAVETPPMSSMNLLEGLSRTAVYITHNQLLVLVDFVRSVMAGDHLREEEHMALETLVANVPQNRTVKSNSLELTPSNTPQLSPATTPANKKNRLPLADYGFSIPGRVRKNLYSTLFPSGVYELLS; from the exons ATGGTGAAGCCAGATATCCACACTCTGGCCCACCACCTGAAGCAGGAGCGGCTGTACGTGGCATCGGAGAAGCAGCTGATCCAGAGGCTCAACAGTGATGTGCTGAAGACAGCCGAAAGGCTGTACCGGGCTGCATGGATTTCGAAACAGCAGAGGATCAATCTTGATCGGCTCATTCTCACCAG TGCGGAGGCATCTCCGGCCGAGTGCTGCCAACATGCAAAAATGCTGGAAGACACACAGTTTGTCGATGGCTACAAGACTCTGGGCTTCCAGGAGACGATCTACGGCGAGTTTGTGGCCAGATTGAGGGAGAATCCTAGACTGGTGGCATCCTGTCTGGTGGCAGGAGAGAGACTTAACCAGGAGCACACCCAGGCAGTCATCCATACAGTCTTCACCTCACTTTATGGGAACTGTATCATGCAGGAGGATGAGAGCTACCTGCTACAG GTGTTGCGATACCTGGTAGAGTTTGAGCTGAAGGAGAGTGACAATCCTCGCCGTCTACTGCGCCGGGGAACCTGTGCCTTTAGCATCCTTTTCAAGCTCTTTTCTGAGGGCCTGTACTCAGCCAAGCTCTTCCTCACTGCCACCCTCCATGAACCCATTATGCAGCTCCTGGTGGAAGATGAAGACCACCTGGAGACGGATCCTGCCAAGGTGACAGAGCGCCTCACTCCTGCCCAGCAGGAACGCTTTGGAGAGAAGGGTTCTGAGACCTACAGACAGCGGGTGCAGGCCGCTGTGGAGGCCAACGAAGCCAAGCTGGTAGCTCTGGTCAATAAGTTCATTGGTTATCTGAAGCAGAACACCTACTGCTTTCCCCACAGCCTGCGCTGGATTGTGTCACAGATGTACAAGACTTTGTCATGTGTGGAGCGTCTTGAAGTGGGTGAGGTGCGCACCATGTGTACAGACCTACTGCTGACTTGCTTCATCTGCCCAGCTATCGTTAACCCAGAGCAGTATGGTATCATCTCAGATGCTCCCATCAATGAAGTGGCCCGATTCAATCTAATGCAG GTTGGGCAGCTTCTGCAGCAGTTGGCCATGGCTGACGATGATGCAGACCCAAGACGGAAGAGCAGTTTGTTGAAATTTGATAAG AGTTGTGTTGCTGCCTTTCTGGATGTGGTGATTGGAGGAAGAGCAGTTGAGACCCCACCCATGTCCTCAATGAACCTTCTTGAAGGCCTCAGTAGAACTGCGGTCTATATTACACATAATCAGCTGCTCGTGCTG GTGGACTTTGTGCGGAGTGTGATGGCAGGAGACCATCTTCGGGAAGAGGAGCACATGGCTCTGGAGACCCTGGTTGCCAACGTGCCCCAGAATCGAACTGTGAAGAGCAACAGTCTGGAGCTCACTCCCTCCAACACTCCCCAGCTCTCCCCAGCTACCACTCCTGCCAACAAGAAGAACAGACTCCCCCTAG CAGATTATGGCTTTTCAATACCAGGTAGAGTGAGGAAAAATCTGTATTCCACCTTGTTTCCTTCTGGTGTTTATGAGTTGTTGTCATAG
- the unm_hu7912 gene encoding apical junction component 1 homolog, translated as MTRTHPPDILASTLYQDFTLNPLTDHPISLHSSRQCDLKMIDKPEIINKRHCRSFDFIESLDDPQSFSSSMEYPYKRAEHQTLNKDLMWTNGLDQPGHLRFSSPDLFNTRQFQQQTTQDKTSHLTWSDSKKRTRSKSAPRIKATLTPVPISVSPPAARKGRDAPQAASDTLRTSETHRESYSSNRAFVNDVHPIKLQPHSPLYVSDCFEEDKPEKPAITPHVRCRVDIKPDASVLQHTSRQVPNARTEQLWQRYSQASSSRGLYVPRQIVSSPTPTPSECYSGDFRQGYHYTTSMSPISYQHVDMHRMPSPTAPYLSQEQRAYSNPNIPTKFFYTEDPVRYPVHPYSRAYFQDDRSSLTSHGSTMTSQYDPRTRWVHTLPVRSYYTDHLSNREPANSVYSRPYSTSEAGSYFSQTPLSRSYYGEGDSRFNPYHMNGSRLFYSKPYGSPEEPYFPARPYHTEGRRRPRMSQAFSYDWYRSSISGYSNHSSQHTPPRVGQDPSIPPWFTNSCVETNRLGAEVKSHSKSWDNILYPRHDREQSVPRGRSYENLFYQARQGASSDVTSQPVILNLSSSPRRYAALSLSENSLSDRGSSNPWRNSKSGQWFVTPEITITDNDLNAGNSKRRDVHTVSWDMDDEKTPSPRVLNPKQPCNTADISKERKHNNFSLQQSLEQLDELLADLVVDYKPPTCRKSSVDLLDQLKQLIIEDDDKDRGSSEVLDSQLPSSKSSPDTIKDPDSGCDALQRSAEECSPDHSTDEDDTMACANKKCNRIESMFNACLYFKSCHSCYTFYCSRNCRRDDWETHKETCLYGRVNSVCRHTLKFCRENAEIHKAFSRVAKAGYLSRGRGVLFLGFANPETADNFLLVGLESLLMSPTYLSLRELDGFKDNLGEYCKELQHAGNEYDPNECFLLNVSVAVGELVPNRPSPRVQAPTVRKYAKVSLASSSPDKKVLKKDNEMETLILTPPPGTPDIDKEGEEGRKAREVCFVNIQRELRTRGVFLRHEYPKIYNQLCEFVESNKRFTPTTIYPIDKRTGKQFMCMIMAASEPRTLDWVGTPHLLDDII; from the coding sequence ATGACACGAACACATCCCCCTGATATACTGGCATCGACTCTTTATCAGGACTTTACTCTAAATCCCCTTACTGACCACCCCATTTCTCTCCACTCCTCGCGGCAGTGCGACTTGAAAATGATCGACAAACCTGAAATCATCAACAAAAGACACTGCCGTAGCTTTGACTTCATTGAGTCACTGGATGACCCCCAGTCCTTCTCTTCCTCAATGGAGTACCCATATAAGAGGGCTGAGCATCAGACGTTAAACAAAGATCTAATGTGGACCAATGGACTAGATCAACCTGGGCACCTTCGCTTCTCATCTCCTGATCTGTTCAACACGAGGCAGTTCCAACAGCAAACCACCCAGGATAAAACCAGCCATCTTACATGGTCAGACTCTAAAAAGAGAACAAGATCTAAAAGCGCTCCAAGAATCAAGGCCACCCTCACTCCTGTGCCCATCTCAgtgtctcctccagcagccagGAAGGGGAGGGATGCACCTCAAGCTGCATCTGATACCTTAAGGACTTCGGAAACACATCGAGAATCCTACTCATCGAACAGGGCTTTTGTGAATGATGTGCATCCTATCAAACTGCAGCCTCATTCTCCCCTCTATGTGTCAGACTGTTTTGAGGAGGATAAACCAGAGAAACCAGCCATAACTCCTCATGTCCGATGTCGAGTTGACATTAAACCGGATGCTTCTGTACTGCAGCACACATCTAGGCAGGTTCCCAATGCACGGACTGAGCAACTCTGGCAGAGATACTCCCAGGCCAGTAGCAGTAGAGGTTTGTATGTACCACGACAGATTGTCTCCTCACCAACGCCCACTCCAAGCGAATGCTACAGTGGAGATTTTAGACAAGGATACCACTATACCACCAGCATGTCTCCCATCTCTTACCAGCATGTTGACATGCACAGAATGCCATCACCAACAGCACCATATCTGAGTCAGGAACAAAGAGCCTACTCAAATCCTAACATCCCAACAAAGTTTTTCTACACAGAAGACCCTGTGCGGTACCCAGTCCATCCATATTCTAGGGCATACTTTCAGGATGATCGGTCGAGTCTAACGAGCCATGGTAGCACAATGACTAGTCAGTATGATCCTAGGACTCGATGGGTGCACACCCTTCCTGTCAGGTCGTATTACACAGACCACCTTTCCAACAGAGAGCCAGCAAACTCAGTATATAGTAGGCCTTACTCCACAAGTGAAGCAGGATCCTACTTTTCTCAAACTCCACTCTCTAGATCATACTATGGAGAGGGGGACAGCCGGTTCAATCCATACCACATGAATGGCTCAAGGTTGTTTTATTCCAAACCCTACGGCTCACCTGAGGAGCCATACTTTCCAGCAAGGCCATATCATACAGAGGGACGTCGGCGCCCTCGAATGTCCCAGGCCTTTTCATATGACTGGTATCGCTCAAGTATATCAGGTTACTCTAACCATTCCTCTCAGCACACACCACCGAGAGTGGGGCAAGATCCCAGTATACCCCCATGGTTTACTAACAGCTGTGTGGAGACAAATAGACTAGGAGCAGAGGTCAAAAGCCACTCCAAGTCTTGGGACAATATTCTGTACCCACGGCACGACAGAGAGCAATCAGTGCCTCGTGGTCGAAGCTATGAGAACCTGTTTTACCAAGCAAGGCAAGGAGCATCCTCTGATGTTACCTCCCAGCCTGTTATACTGAACCTCTCAAGTTCCCCAAGGCGCTATGCTGCCCTTTCGCTCTCTGAgaactctctctctgacagggGCTCAAGCAATCCATGGAGGAATTCCAAGAGTGGGCAGTGGTTTGTAACTCCGGAGATCACTATAACAGACAATGACTTGAATGCAGGCAACAGCAAACGGCGTGATGTGCACACTGTCAGCTGGGATATGGATGACGAAAAGACGCCATCTCCGAGAGTACTGAATCCAAAGCAGCCATGCAACACAGCGGACAtaagcaaagagagaaaacataacAACTTCTCCCTCCAGCAGAGTCTGGAGCAACTGGATGAACTCTTAGCAGATTTAGTTGTTGATTACAAACCACCAACCTGTAGAAAGTCAAGTGTAGACCTTTTAGACCAGCTAAAACAACTAATCATTGAAGATgatgacaaagacagaggatCTTCTGAAGTTCTGGACTCACAGCTGCCATCCTCGAAATCCAGCCCTGACACGATCAAAGACCCTGATAGTGGATGTGATGCTTTACAAAGGAGTGCAGAGGAATGTTCTCCAGACCACAGCACTGATGAAGATGACACCATGGCGTGTGCAAACAAGAAGTGCAACCGGATTGAGAGTATGTTCAATGCCTGCTTGTACTTCAAATCGTGCCATAGTTGCTACACCTTTTACTGCTCAAGAAACTGTCGCAGGGATGACTGGGAGACCCACAAAGAGACCTGTCTGTATGGTCGTGTCAACAGTGTGTGTCGACACACTCTGAAGTTCTGCAGAGAGAATGCGGAGATCCACAAAGCCTTCTCTCGTGTTGCTAAAGCTGGCTACCTCTCCAGAGGGAGAGGCGTTCTCTTTCTGGGTTTTGCTAATCCAGAGACAGCTGACAACTTCCTGCTAGTTGGGCTAGAGAGCCTCCTCATGTCTCCAACATATTTATCTCTCAGAGAGCTGGACGGCTTCAAGGACAACCTAGGTGAATACTGCAAGGAGCTGCAGCATGCAGGTAATGAGTACGACCCCAATGAATGTTTCCTTCTGAATGTATCCGTAGCTGTTGGTGAACTAGTGCCTAACAGACCTTCACCAAGGGTCCAAGCACCAACAGTTCGAAAATATGCAAAGGTGTCCTTGGCCTCCTCAAGCCCTGACAAAAAGGTACTTAAGAAGGATAATGAAATGGAAACTCTCATCCTCACTCCGCCTCCAGGCACACCAGACATTGacaaggagggggaggagggaagaaaagccAGAGAGGTGTGCTTTGTCAATATCCAGCGAGAGCTCAGGACCAGAGGAGTCTTCCTTCGTCACGAGTACCCCAAAATCTATAATCAGCTGTGTGAGTTTGTGGAGAGCAACAAAAGGTTCACACCAACTACCATTTACCCAATAGATAAGAGAACAGGGAAACAGTTCATGTGCATGATCATGGCTGCATCCGAGCCAAGAACACTGGACTGGGTGGGTACACCGCATCTCTTGGATGATATTATATAG